The segment GCAAGCCCCAATGAAGTTTCTTCTAGGAAGAACTTTCCATTACCCATATCCATTGCGTACAAAAAAGTTGGTGGTTCTTTCCTTTCTGATGGACTTAAATGATCACTTCTATAATCCATTAAAACGAATTGGTCATTTTCAATTGGAGGGGATGTAAATGTACCAACTATTCCAAAGCAAGTTTGTACTGCGACTTCTCCTCTGTCTGGAATTTTAAGGAATACAGGGTGGTAACCAGTTGCGTCAATTACCAGCCTTGCTTTGTAAGTAATTCCAGTCGAAGTTGTAACTCTACTAATTGAATTATCTACCTTAAGATTAGAAGCCAGGCCAACAACCCATTTAACTTTTGCATCATCACATTGCTTTAACCAATAGGATTGCAGTTTGCCTTTATCAAACAAGCCATAATCATGACTATGATTTGTTTGTGCATTCTCTGGCGAATTGGGCTCTTGAGAACCTCTTCCGAAGAAACTAACCGTATTGGTCCATCTGTGCTTTAGAAGATTGCTAATACCTAGCTCATCAACTTCTTCGCCCCAAATTCCATATGTATAAGGCCATGTTTCTCTTCGATCTTTAGGAGAGAGTACATATACCGATAGGTTTTCATTGCCAAGCGCTGCGGCAATTGCTAATGCTCCTGGGCCAGCCCCAAGTACTAATGCATCTATATGTGCATTAGAGCTCATAGCAATACCAGATAATATTTTTTAGAAAGATCACCTGGGTTTATGAATTTTATTAATTTATTTCCGCCCCCCACTTTGAATTCCTCCAGGTCATATACTTGACAATAGCTGATAAATTCTTTTAAAGACGAATCAATAAATTTTAGTTACTAGATGTATTTATTATATTTCTCAAAGATTTATGATTTTAATATAATTTATATATTTGCTTTTAGAAATAAAAACCATTGCATAACATGAAATATTATAATACTAGTTATACCACTAATGCTAGAAATTTACTTCTATCATGCAAAATGAAAATGCCATACATCTTCAGGAAAATCGAACTATTCTAATAACAGGAGGAACCTCAGGTATTGGCTATCAGTCTGCTATTAGAATGCTATGCAATGGATTTAGAGTTATACTTTTATGTAGAAATCATTTAAGAATTAAAGAAACTTATGAGAAATTTAAATTTGATATTCCTGATATAGATAATTATATAGATAGATTAGATTTAAGATTATGTGACCTATCAGATTTAAATAGTATAAAGTTATTTTCAGAAGAGTTACTAGGAGAAGATTGCAAAATTGATACTATAGTACTTAATGCAGGTCTTCAATATACAGGGGCAAAAGCAATACGACTTTCTAAGCAAGGTATAGAACTTACCTTTGCAGTAAACCACGTAAGCCATCAATACCTTATTCAGAAATTATTCAATTTATTAGTTAAGTCTAAATCCCCAAGGGTCGTAATTACTTCATCAGAGGTTCATAATCCAAAGCTCCCAGGTGGAAGGGTTGGTATGCCAGCTGGGCTAGGCG is part of the Prochlorococcus marinus str. MIT 0919 genome and harbors:
- a CDS encoding SDR family NAD(P)-dependent oxidoreductase; this encodes MQNENAIHLQENRTILITGGTSGIGYQSAIRMLCNGFRVILLCRNHLRIKETYEKFKFDIPDIDNYIDRLDLRLCDLSDLNSIKLFSEELLGEDCKIDTIVLNAGLQYTGAKAIRLSKQGIELTFAVNHVSHQYLIQKLFNLLVKSKSPRVVITSSEVHNPKLPGGRVGMPAGLGDLSGLKSMNDFLMVDGSEVFNADKAYKDSKLCNVLFAKELFSRIKQLGIKTPVICWAPGLVIPRSDNGFFRYSRKYNEIGQRVFAFIARDLLRITERPSVAGEILMNLSVDDHYSSPEFRFYSNKVNIFGENSFVLSDVSFEAKDTSKAKDLWNLTNKLIKLYCQFETI
- the crtL gene encoding lycopene beta cyclase, with the protein product MSSNAHIDALVLGAGPGALAIAAALGNENLSVYVLSPKDRRETWPYTYGIWGEEVDELGISNLLKHRWTNTVSFFGRGSQEPNSPENAQTNHSHDYGLFDKGKLQSYWLKQCDDAKVKWVVGLASNLKVDNSISRVTTSTGITYKARLVIDATGYHPVFLKIPDRGEVAVQTCFGIVGTFTSPPIENDQFVLMDYRSDHLSPSERKEPPTFLYAMDMGNGKFFLEETSLGLAPPVSLETLKARLEKRLSHKGIKIKEIEHEEHGLFLPMNIPIPDLKQPILGFGGAAGMVHPASGYLVGALLRRAPDVAKAISLAMNDKENSPALIAKHGWEALWPKDLRRKQALYQFGLEKLMRFKESQLRQFFDGFFSLSKSQWYGFLTNSLTLGELVEAMWTMFKKAPLNVKWGLFEMKGREVKLLLKFLNPSI